In the Rhododendron vialii isolate Sample 1 chromosome 2a, ASM3025357v1 genome, CCAAATCCAGTACATAGAAGCAGCAAGAAAGAGGCGAAAAACATGGCGCACCAAAGAGGGACCAGCCTTATGAGTACAAGCCCACGCTATTTCATCAGTAAAGGCGAGCACACCCCTGCCTATGTTGTTCATTTCCAACAAGTGACTCCAAACCTGGTGTGAAAAGGGGCACGCAAAAAATAAGTGCTCATGGGACTCATTCTAGGCATCACACAAATAGCAAATCGTATCACCCTATAAACCCCAACTCCTTAATCTATCTTTGGTTGATAAACGCCCCCAAAACGTAAGCCATTCAATAAACGCTCAACGTGGAACATTATGAGAAAACCAGACAATTTTAGCCCACATAACAGTAGGGCAAACTAGCCTCAATGCATTCCATGCTGATCTATTAGTAAACACTCCTGTCCCATTTAAACTCCACACAAACGAATTAAGACTGTCTACATTTAGGAGAAAAGTTGGGGGGTATGTTCAATAATATTTTGAATTATAGGACTCCGAACTCTCAGCCATTTCCAAACTCCTTGATGAATAATGGAACTCACCTTAGCCAGTAAGGAAGTACCTCTATTCTGAACCACCGCCTCCCCGAACTTCTTAAACAACGATCCAAGCGGATGCCAATTATCCagccacaaaaaaattgactccgCATTACCCACTCTAGTTGTAATGCATGTTTGCACAATATCTCTAACTTTAAACAACTTCCCGATAGTCCAAGAAGCTTCAGCCATAAGCACCGACCCTTAAgaatatttgtatttgtatgaACCCACTTAACCTACAACGTATCAGCCTTGTTGCAGATGGCCCAAATGTGTCTAGACATAGCTCCCTTATTCCAAGTAGACAAATGCCTAAACCCCGATCCACCTTCAGCCTTCGGAGAACAAACATAATCCCAGGCAATCTTGGCACCAAAGGCCTTCAATTCAGGACCAGACCATAGGAAAGCTCGCAACACCTTGTCAATATCCTTAAGAACTTTTGTAGGAATAATAAAAATAGATGACCAGTAAACTTGAATGCTAAAAAGAACAAACTGCACCAACTTAGCCCTTCCTCCATAAGACAACTTCTTGTTGGTCCACGACTGAATTCTATTAAGAGTTTTATCTTTAAACTGAACACAATCTTCACTCTTAAAACTAGTAGAGATTAGAGGTACTCCCAAATATCGAACAGGAAGAGTACTCACTGGAATAGGGAAAATGCTGCACAACTCGCTTTGATGAGTTTGAGTAACCCCAGCTAAATATATAGAGCTTTCTGCAAGTTAGGCTTCAACCCAGAAAAGAGATGGAAATCTTGTAAAGCTTCCTGAATAGTTCTGAATGATTGAGGATCAGCATTACTCAAGACAAACAAATCATTAGCAAAAATTAAATGAGAGATCTGCAAGGCCTCACACTTTAGATGGAAAACAAACCCATTTTGATCCATCTTGTACTAGAAGAGAGCAGAAAAACCCTCCATAACTAGCAAGAACAAATAGGGATAAAGGGTATCCTTGACGTAAACCTCTTTTGCCAGGAAAATACCCCTCCAATTGACCATTTATAGCAATACAAAACATGGGACCAGTAACACAGCTTTTAACCCACTAAATAAACTACCTGGGAAACTCCATAATAGCCATGATATCAAACAAAAACGCCCAGTCAACAAAGTCATGCTTTCATTAGATCCATTTTAATAGCACACCTAGGTCTACCCTCAGCCTTGTGATAACTTTTTACAATCTCTTggattaacaaaatattatccACGATAGAACAACCCTTGACAAAAGCAAATTGACAAGGGTTAATAAAGGAAGGTAGGAGGGCCTGAATTCTGTTAGCAAGTATCTTAGTAACACACTTGTACACAACATTGCAACAAGCAATTGGGCGAAAATCTTTAATAGTAGAAGGGGCCTATACCTTTTGATTAATAGACAAAATGGTAGAATTCCAGGATTGAGGCATGATACCCACTGCATCTATAACATCTTTGCCCACCACACTCCAATTATGTTGAAAGAAAGCAGAGGTGTCCGGACCTGGAGCTTTGTCTCCTTTAATGGAACACATAGCAGACTTAATTTCTTCTTGAGTAACGCCCCTAGTCAGTCCAGCTTTAAAATCATTACTCGCCCTTTTCTTCAAAGGTAACCGAAGAGCATGAAAAGCAcaccatttttctccaaaaGGAGTACCTAGCAGACCTATATAATAGTTCAGGATCTCCAGCTTTATCTCCTCAGGCTAAGTAAGATGCaccccttccagagtgttcaaACTAAGGATCTTATTCCTCACACAATGGGATTTCATTTTATGATGAAAAAACTAAGTGTTTTTGTCCCCCAAATCTAACCACTGAACccttgatttttgctttttaaaCACTTCCTCAGCATTACTCAACTTCACAAACTTTAGGTACATCTCATGTTCCCTTTCTTTCAGAGTCAAATTATCCGGATCACCTTGACACTGAGCTTGAAACTGATTCAACTTCATCCTTAAAGTGGCCACTCTACCAGTTATGTCAGAATAATAATGATGATTTAAAGCTTTTAAAACAAGCTTTAAACATTTAAGTTTCAGACCCAATCTTGAGCGAAGAGAGGTATCCAAAGGAGCATCCCATGAAGCAATAAGAGCATCCCTAAATTTAGAATTCTtcaaccaaaaattgaaaattttaaagggTCTTCTAACATGGGAAGCAGGCATCACAGTAACCATAGTCGAGCAATGATCAGAGACGCCAAGTGTAAGGAACACAGCCTTAGAATCTGAAAATTTATCTAGCCAAGCAGAATTAATCAAAACCCTATCAATCTTACTTTTATTCACACCCATACCTCCCCTTCTGTTAGACCATGTGAGGGCATATCTTCATTATTTAAAGACTCAAGGCATTCATTAAAATCGTAAGCTGCAACTTGATCAAAACCCATTAACCTCTCATTGGGTCACCGAACCACATTAAAACCACCTATCTGAATCCAAGGGTTATCGCCAATAACTGTCCCCAAATACCTCACATCCACCCATAAATTCCTCTTACCAAGAGCTTGATTCAAACCATAAACCACGGACAGAAAAATAGAACTCAAATCCCCAAATGTAGCCTTCATACAAATGATCTGAGGAGAGGAAAAAATAACATCCAACTGAAAAACTAAAGGATCCCAACCAACTATAATTCTAGCTACCAAAGAGGTACCAGGATTATGAACAAAAGACCAATGACCCGGAAAACAATGGCTACAAGTAAACCTTAAGTTCTCAGGCCTATCTTTAGCCTCAACAATACCCATCAAGCAAAGTTTGTGGGCCTTAACAAAAGACAAAATCTCCCTTTGTTTCAAGGGGTCATTGAGACCCCTAATATTCCAAGCACCAAATCTAGATAGATCTATGAATCTATTGTTTGTTAGAACCACCCCCACCCCCTTTTTTATTAGGAGGACCACCACCATGACCCCTTTTATTACCCCTCCCTCGTCTACCTTCAGAAGGAGCAATAACTTTGTCTATACCATCTACGTGGAGAGAAACTAGATCATCAACAATCTTATCCCCCTCACTTTGAATGCCTTTATCCTCAACCTCTCCAAGGTCATTAGCAAAAGTAGATTCCAATACTGCAAAGGAATTAGGAGAACAAGCATTCACAATCTTTTGGCCCCCACTCGCTATTGCTAGAGCAAGCTGCACTGACTTATTCCTAGCCAAAGAAGAAGATGTAGTAGAAGAACCAACTAAGACAGACTGAAAAGAGGCATCACCCATGCTTAGAGAACCAACAGGTTGAGTAGAGGGGCCACACTCCCCTGAAACATCTAACCCAACACACCCAACTATCCTAGGAGGAACAAGAGCAGAATCCAACCCTCCAATAGAAACACCTTCAAGTACAGAAGTGACCTCAGGCACTACAGCAACCTCAGATTTCCTACCCACCTCCTTAGCCACCCACGCAGTCTTAGTCACCCCAACTTTCTTCCCACATTGTTGAGTAGAGTGCCCAAAAACATGACAATCAAGACAGCGAGCTGGTTTCCAAGGATACTTAAGCCCAACAATAACTTCAGTACCATCAGTATACATGACATCTACAGAATCCACAAACTTAGCCCCAACATCTACTACCTCCACACAAATACAGGCATAACTCAACCATTGGGCAGTTTCAGTAAACCTATCCGCATAAAGGGGAATACCAATAGCGCTAGCAATGAAGCTTAGCCCCGCAGCAAACCACAATTCAAAATGAACATTATATAGATGAACCTATATTGGAACCCTAGTGAGCTATTCTTTAACCAAGGTCATCTGAGGAGACCATCTCTTAAGCACCAGCAATTTACCTCCAAAATGCCAAGGTCCATTCTCAAGCAACCTACGAAAAGCAATCCTCCTGATtgaattggaaaaagaaaaatccctGCTCATTCGAAAGGACCTTCTCAATACCATATTTCTTCCATATATTGGTAGCAATATTCCTGACAGATGTGTAAGGAAGCCCTTTATCAAGAAAATACCCCACTACACATCTAGACCACCTTGAAACCCCTTCTTCATTAATACCTTTAGAGGACACACTACAACCCTAGCCTCATGAATTACAAGGGGTTGATAAAACAACTTCATGCGAGAGTTATCACAACCTTGGTTCACCATATCACTCCATTTAGGAGGAGAAGGGTTAACATTCACAGCCTTACCCGAATTCCCAGGGGAACGAAATCGAGATTCAGAGTGAACACTAGTAAGCAAATTGGGATTAGGAACTTGGTGTTTACCCTCAATCAACGATTTGGAGAGATTCGCCTCAGCTTGCTGCGCAAAACTGGATTCTCAacagttagggttttgatttgacGTACCATTGAGTAGTTAGAAGTTTCAAATTGCAAGTGAGGGTGGATCTTCCGAAGGTCCTTAGCCAGCAACTCGAAAACCACATTTCGATCAGGGCCCACCGAAACCTTAGGCAGCCCTAACGCTGCATCTGAGCTTGAACTAGTTCGAGGAGAGAGGCGACCAGAAGAGCCTAAAGGGGGAAAATCACCAAGCAAAACAGAACCAGGTGAAACAGTAGCCATGAAGAGTGGAGAAAAGGAAGACAAACGAAtcgaaaacgaaaagaaaatgagtagagattgaAGAGGAGCCAAAATCGCCTTGGAGCTTCTCTCTAACCCGTAGCGTAAAAATAAGTTTAGTTGAGGGTGTTTGttgtaatttacccaaaaaaaaccccacgtGAGACGGAGAGAGAGTCTCccgaaacaaaagaaagagaaaaggtaTTCAACCATACAATTTGTGAAAATGGCTTCTTCTCCCTCCATGAAAGCCTTCGGAGCATTTCTCTACAGATTATCCAATGGCCTCTCCTCCAAATACCCCAACTCCATCGCTCTTCACAGTATACTtttctccctcccctctctttTCATCgcttttaacaaaatgagggatcccttagtAGAAGGGGGACTGTATATGTTGCAACATTGTATCACTTATATCTGTATATGTTGCAACATTGTTAGTTAAATTGTGACTGATTATTGAGCTTGTGGGTTCTTTAGGTACGATTTTTCTTAGCAAGACCCTATCTCCCTCGTCGCCGTCGTATTCGAATTCTTCACCGGTCCAATCAGTGGTGCACCAATCTCTGGAATCAGTTAGAAAGATTTGGACTGTCTCTCCTCTCTACATGGGCAGGCGTTCCTGCAAGATTGCCGGCAGAAAGGTTTAGCCTTTTTACCCTCTTAAATTCTCTTTTGCCCTCTAGTATTGCTGCACTTTACTTTCGAACCCCACGTGTTTTATGAAATGCGTGACTGGAATTCGTGTGTTCGTTGAAGATGGAATTGCATTGGCTTGTCGCCATAAGTTcaaggggtgtaaacgagctgagctttgTAATGTTAGAGCTCGGCATTTAAAAACGAGCCAAGCTTCATAGTgttgagcttggctcgtttattaCACGCggctcaagctcaagctcggctcgattaaatgAGTCAAGCCACATCGGGCACTTAATGAGCCTTGCCTCGGGCAgcttggttcatttgcagcGCTAGCCACAACAGCAACCACCCTTTTATTGCGAAGATGGAATGGTCATGTGTGGAGTATTTTTAGCATAGTTGTGTATGCTCTTACAAATTATAAGCAAATTAAATCAATCAGTAGAAGCAAACTTGCTTTGGAATTTTGGTTGGAAAAATTGGCAATTCCCAGTATGTTAGGTCATAGGTGTAAATTAAAGAACTCAACTATGGgttaaaaaacttaaaataaagacaaaataggAAACCAAGAGACACCAACGTTTATGTTGAAAACCTCCTTAAGACCAAGGTAAAATCACGGGGAAAAATTATACTCTCCACTGCATGGAAAATAATGGGAATACAAATTCTCACGAACATGCTTTGGAATTTGTTGTCTTGTTTGTTAACTTTTCATTTATCGCTATTGTGCCTGAAGTGCAGGGCATTCAAGATGCAAAGAAGGCAAAGCTGTATTCGAGAATTGGGAAAGAAGTGGTATCTGCGTGAGTTCCTCTTAAGTTTTAACCCTCTCATCACTTGTTAGAGCTGATAGCATAGTGTTCCTCTTGAACTCAAAAGTACTTGGGAGCTGTTTGGTCACGAAATGGCTCAAGAACTGagtgcgggcgtgccaagacttgtcgcgtctaacgtatgGACAAGgcgtcccttttctgacttcgtAACTGTACGGTGAaagtgctgcaaacctaagggctaGATTGCAGTgatggttcgtggttttgccacaACGAGCGTGGACTTAGctatttcctaaccgtgtaggaaagaaaaCAACGTAAAAGTAAAAACGACCTTTATTATGtcggaataataaagttgggtacaaggaaaagtaaaacccgaattacttgaagaagtaattgagtgaatGCACTGAAAAAGTAAATATAGTTGCTTCGCTGGAAAGACTTTGGTTTAAGTGCTTGGCTTGATTGGTATGTGAACCCTTTTTTAGTCTTGAgaactagtatttataggcaaatacTGCATTGGTCCAGATCTGAGCCAAGTTTCCCACCTTCACCACGAGCTGACAAGTCTCCCAAGTTGGCTCCAGATATTGCCAAGTGTCCGAAATAACTCCCCACTACTCTGCTTGGCGGTTTATGGCACTTACACGGTAATTCTTGGAGCCAAAAAGTAGTTTACCCATGAACTCCACTACTTTTTCTCGTAAATCATGGGATAATGGGGCCATTTTGACTTAGTCAATTGGCCTTATTAATTTTCTGAAACACAACTGCTTGTTTGTGCGTGGGAATCAAAGGACGTGGAGGCCATTTGACCACATGGCTTTGGAACAATTATTCCATGCATCATGGCCCACAATATTCTTTGTTCCCAACGGTTGGAGTCAATCCACAACCGTTTATCCACAAATCATGGGCCAATTCTTACAAAATAAAACATGGGCCAAGCTTCtagactaaaattaattgggccttgctccaaagtacaaaattaatgcggcccattaatttttagctcaCGAGACTCATAAAAATCGGTCCAATTTAATTAACATTTAATTAAATAGCCCTCCAGCGCTGGCCCaagatttggtgccaaaaacgggtgtaaacaggAGCCAATTAAGTTCTCAAGTACTTGTAGTCTTGTACATTTCAGTAATTGGAAAATGTTGTCTATACCAACTTGATACACTCTTTTAACCATTTGGCCTGTTACTTTTGATCACTGGTGTTGATGAAGTTCAAATTTCCAATGATGTAGTGTGAAGAATGGTGGTCCCAATCCTTTATCAAATATCGCTTTGGCTTCTGTAATTGAAAAAGCTAAGGACCTTGACGTGCCCAAGGAAATTTTAGAGCGCAACATAAAAAGAGCTTCTGAAAAGGGACAAGAAGCTTACATTGAGAAAGTATATGAGGTGAGCACGCGCATGAATCACATCCAAATTTGAGATTTGCAGCATGTTTCGATTTTCGTCATAAAGATAATCATATTACTCATGTTATGGTGATATTGTGAAAATAATTAGGGTTCTTATGATGAGCACATTTTTATGCAGGTCTATGGTTTTGGTGGAGTGGGCATTATAATTGAGGTCTCAACGGATAAAATAAACAGATCAGTGGCAGCTGTTAGAGAGGTGGTAAAGGACTGTGGTGGAAAAATGGCAGGTCCAGGATCCCTTATATTTAAGTTCAGACGTGCTCGTGTTGCAAACATAAAAGTCACTGATGCTGACAAAGACCAGCTCCTTGCCATTGCTTTAGATGCTGGTGCAGATGACGTCATTGAACCTCCAATGTATGAAGATGATACTGATGAAGAGAGGCCTGAAAGGTATTAGCCCACTAGAAAGTCATACTTCCTTGTGCAAGAGAGAAACTTCTAGTTGCTGGTCAATTAGAGACAAGACTATCAGAGTTTTAGGAGTTACTTGCTGAGAATGGCACAGAGCTAGGTTGATGGAGGTAGGTTTATGGAGGAGAATTGAGATCCCATAACTCTAACATCAAACCTTTTCTTTGAATAACTGAGGATGGTGATCTTTGGATTCCCTGAAACACCTAACCATTCCTTTCGTACCAAATTTATATACCATAGCTGCCTAGGCAAGCTTCGTACCATAGCTGCATGCTGTGAAAAGATTTCACAAATAGGCACATAGCTTCCCTATGAGCCAGGAGATCTCAGCATCCAAGGATTGACGAGCTTTAGAGATGCCACAGCTAGAGCACACATGCTATCATATAATTTTGAGAAAGTGAAGTTGAAGAAGAGGTAAGTTAGGTAGATCTTCATTATGAAGATTGATCAGAGAACAGGGAGAGGATGCTTGAATACCCCAGCTGATAAGTCTTCCTTTGGTCTAGAGACATCCGTTGATGCCCATCCAGAGATAAAACAGAGCTTGGAATGGACATTGGGTACCAAATAAGGACATGCCAATGCACGTGTGGGTGATGGGAGTCCTTGTTGTATAGTATGTCATGTTGCTGCAACTTTGAAAGTAGAAAGGAGCAGTCCATTCAATGTGATCAGGCCTAGCATAGTTATGGTGCAAATGCTTTTGGACTCTTGAAATTCAATCCAACTGTTCCTAGACTAGGAGAAAGATTCTGATCCTTATACCCATTGCCAGGCCTCTTATCAAGTATGTTATTGAGTTTCCATTACACATTCCTTTGGCTTGACAACTGGTTTCCTCAAGGTCCCCTAAGTATCTATTTTGGTCTTAGAATCATGGCTTCTTTCGGATCCATAACGATGCTAAAGTTTCAGCTACCTCAAGGTCCCCTAAGTACCTCAACTACTGTTTTTTTACATTTCACTTTCTCTTTGGTCTCTCTGCTCTTTAATGCATAGTTCTCATGCCGAAGTTATGTTACATCGCCTATTGATGGTTTTctccttaatttttttggtgatAGGCAAGTTGTCTTGGAGCATCTTCGAAATATAACCAGGGTCCAGAAGTATATTTGCTTCTGTACATCACTATTTAAGGGTGATTTTTTTCTGGTGTGCCATGACCTGGAAATAGTATTGTTTGAATACAGAGTTAGAGAAGTGTATACGATTTGCTTAACCCTAAATATAGATATGTAATTTATAATTGTAGTAACCTCACTTTACATTAAACAATATAACTCCTAACAATCATCTTATGTATGTAAAATGCTGGTACTGACAAAAGACATAAAGTTAAACCATGCTAAAAACAAGAATGATAGAAGGTGAAATTGATAAAGTAGTATTATTACATGACTTGAAGGTTGGTACCGGCCCGTCAAATTTGACTGGTGAGATAGTGTTTGAGCCATCTATttaagcaaaacaaaagaataaacaCTTCCATTTAGTTCCAACGAGAATAACAGCATGTTTGTTAGACGGATATAGAAATCAAGGTGTGTTATATCCAGCGTTTGTATGCATTGAGAGACCTGGATAAATTATGGCCCGGATATACATATCCTCTTGGGGGGTATTTGAGGGGTCTCTTTAGTTCCAACGAGAATAATGGATATAGAGAAGCTGGATATAGAAATCCGAGTGTGTTATATCCGGCATTTGTTTGCATTGAGAGACCTGGATAAATTATGGCCCTGATAGACATATCCTCTTGGGAGgggattattttattttctagttTATCTGGGCTTGGATTTGGGCCAACTTGTTTTGGAGCTTGATACTTCTTGTTATGTGGACTTGGGCTGTTTATCTACGTATTGTTTAGCCTTGGACAAAACTAATTCATTGGCCGGAAAGACATGCTTGGACTTTATTTCTACAAGCAAGCAAATGATAATACTCCATAAAGGTAGAATGCTATTCAACATATTCCACAAGTATCTGTGTcatgatttttggaaaattgcCTTGTCCGCACATATGTATCTTCCATTGTCCGTATTGGTGCGTCTGAGAGAGTGAATAGTCTGTACCTTTGAAACTTGTGGAAAGCCAGGTAAAAATCATTTACTTACCGTCTTCCTTGAAGTGAGGTGTAAATAAAGTCGAAAACACATTGAAGCTGCTAAGTTTCGAAGACTTATTTGTGACGTGCATGGTTCAAACGTGTTAATACCATATGTCATATGAGTAATATGATATTATGATGGACCTAATTTATCTCCCATAATGACTCTACTTCTCCAACTGAGATTATTGGTTTGGTTGGTAGATATTATAAGCTCGTGAGTTCCTCGGAGAATTACGTAGCAATCTTATCAAAGCTGCGCGACGAAGGAATAACTTTTGAACCTGATAATGGATCTGAACTTCTTCCAATAACCCCTATTGAGGTATGAAATTTCTCACTACAAATTATGTTACTGTGAGTAACATGATTTCttcctttgaaaaaaaaaagagttgcaTGATTTCTCATGTGTCCTAGTTTCACTGCTAGTCATTTTCACTGTTGCCGACGATTTTCTTACCCATTTTCAGAGTAAAGAACTGACGAAGTGTTGGTGGGTCTCAGGTGGATGATGAAGCTACGGACTTAAACAAGGATCTTATGTCCAAGTTACTGGACCTTGATGATGTTGATGCTGTTTACACAGACCAAAAGTGAGTAAATTTCACTTGGTTCTGCTGCAGTGCTACTGCTGGCTTTTGTACTCGTACAATTGTTCCGCTGCTGAAGCAGAGGGCTTGTTGGGCATCTACCTGATGACAAGGTTGTGGATCGCTGCTCATTGAACTTGAGGTTGGATTTTTATCGTCCATGTATCATCCTCTATTACAAGGAAAGGGGTTCTGTAACTTGTGAGTATTTTAGTTCATTGATATACAACTATAGAAGAGGAATATTTCCTTTACCTTTTTTTATTACTGCTATAAGTGattagtttctctctctttttcgcCTTCCTTTCTACACCTTTCTTTAAACATCATTTACTCTAGTGTACTTGTCTTCTATGCTTTACTGGTTTTACATGATCCGTAGTTGTGCCTGTGGGTGTGCATGTGTTGTGTCTTTCCCTAATGCTCTATGCTTAGGTGGGAACATCAGAGGAAACATTTCTTTTTTCGGTGAGTGGCTCCGTCTGGAATAGTTTTTTTCTGGGTAACTGGCTCAATCGAAAGCAATAGAAAGGAATCAAAGATCTCATAAAATTTCCTTCCCTTGTTTGTTTCctagagaaaaaagaaggaaaaaaaaaaaagaaaaaaaaggttcaacttttcctccaattttctttatctttccCTCTAATTGCACTCTTAATTATTTTCCCTTGTCTCTTTCttccccaagttccaaacagagttGTAACGTGCATTCGGGATCACAGCAACGTTGTAGACTGAAAACCCTACGAAAATGTTTTCCGCTTCCATGAATCTCACCCATAAGCATAATGACATCTTCCTTTACTAAGTTACAGAACCTTTTGACGA is a window encoding:
- the LOC131317484 gene encoding uncharacterized protein LOC131317484; translated protein: MGIVEAKDRPENLRFTCSHCFPGHWSFVHNPGTSLVARIIVGWDPLVFQLDVIFSSPQIICMKATFGDLSSIFLSVVYGLNQALGKRNLWVDVRYLGTVIGDNPWIQIGGFNVVRYALTWSNRRGGMGVNKSKIDRVLINSAWLDKFSDSKAVFLTLGVSDHCSTMVTVMPASHVRRPFKIFNFWLKNSKFRDALIASWDAPLDTSLRSRLGLKLKCLKLVLKALNHHYYSDITGRVATLRMKLNQFQAQCQGDPDNLTLKEREHEMYLKFVKLSNAEEVFKKQKSRPEEIKLEILNYYIGLLGTPFGEKWCAFHALRLPLKKRASNDFKAGLTRGVTQEEIKSAMCSIKGDKAPGPDTSAFFQHNWSVVGKDVIDAVGIMPQSWNSTILSINQKCVTKILANRIQALLPSFINPCQFAFVKGCSIVDNILLIQEIVKSYHKAEESSIYLAGVTQTHQSELCSIFPIPVSTLPVRYLGVPLISTSFKSEDCVQFKDKTLNRIQSWTNKKLSYGGRAKLVQFVLFSIQVYWSSIFIIPTKVLKDIDKVLRAFLWSGPELKAFGAKIAWDYVCSPKAEGGSGFRHLSTWNKGAMSRHIWAICNKADTL
- the LOC131316508 gene encoding probable transcriptional regulatory protein At2g25830 isoform X2, whose amino-acid sequence is MASSPSMKAFGAFLYRLSNGLSSKYPNSIALHSTIFLSKTLSPSSPSYSNSSPVQSVVHQSLESVRKIWTVSPLYMGRRSCKIAGRKGIQDAKKAKLYSRIGKEVVSAVKNGGPNPLSNIALASVIEKAKDLDVPKEILERNIKRASEKGQEAYIEKVYEVYGFGGVGIIIEVSTDKINRSVAAVREVVKDCGGKMAGPGSLIFKFRRARVANIKVTDADKDQLLAIALDAGADDVIEPPMYEDDTDEERPERYYKLVSSSENYVAILSKLRDEGITFEPDNGSELLPITPIESKELTKCWWVSGG
- the LOC131316508 gene encoding probable transcriptional regulatory protein At2g25830 isoform X1; this translates as MASSPSMKAFGAFLYRLSNGLSSKYPNSIALHSTIFLSKTLSPSSPSYSNSSPVQSVVHQSLESVRKIWTVSPLYMGRRSCKIAGRKGIQDAKKAKLYSRIGKEVVSAVKNGGPNPLSNIALASVIEKAKDLDVPKEILERNIKRASEKGQEAYIEKVYEVYGFGGVGIIIEVSTDKINRSVAAVREVVKDCGGKMAGPGSLIFKFRRARVANIKVTDADKDQLLAIALDAGADDVIEPPMYEDDTDEERPERYYKLVSSSENYVAILSKLRDEGITFEPDNGSELLPITPIEVDDEATDLNKDLMSKLLDLDDVDAVYTDQK